A region of Streptomyces sp. NBC_01267 DNA encodes the following proteins:
- a CDS encoding NUDIX domain-containing protein — MHYAARNWSPQPAWTLPGGKAEPGEALDEAAARELKEETGLLVGPADLALVHVIHVEHGWDEAGQFVLFAFATDTWTGELTNTEPAKHLAAQWVAADRLPEPAFPTSAQALAAYQNGGPSFSRYGWAATAAQ; from the coding sequence GTGCACTACGCCGCGCGTAACTGGTCCCCGCAACCGGCCTGGACCCTCCCCGGGGGCAAGGCCGAACCTGGCGAAGCCCTCGACGAGGCCGCCGCCCGCGAACTCAAGGAGGAGACCGGTCTGCTTGTCGGCCCGGCGGACCTCGCACTCGTCCACGTCATCCACGTCGAACATGGCTGGGACGAGGCCGGGCAGTTCGTCCTCTTTGCCTTCGCCACCGACACGTGGACCGGCGAACTGACCAACACCGAGCCGGCCAAGCACCTGGCGGCCCAGTGGGTCGCCGCCGACCGCCTGCCCGAGCCTGCGTTCCCGACCTCCGCACAGGCCCTTGCCGCGTATCAGAACGGTGGTCCCTCCTTCTCCCGCTACGGATGGGCGGCCACCGCGGCGCAATGA
- a CDS encoding SAVMC3_10250 family protein, producing MNRPTERERTVREIVYLSESKLRQFVPAPRRVPRTGALRVTTPLGGIDLDAPVPNLEQGQLRHLRDVSEHVELVAGWYAQPDLRPGQWVQFEAPLRCVTLDGAHQDLVLFVDPSDRERTGSVTDGDCRLLMHGSVRHLKGWTPMSVDGPALEVENSASSLGTAFITRAGQVVEALTRHRDPLLLERTPSPEAARLHRRGVQELLDALDDEDGSIDTSAMMTGYARVTGILSSAGATSRCVVASPLVVEFSAADPLRNSM from the coding sequence ATGAACAGACCGACCGAACGGGAGCGCACAGTGCGCGAAATCGTCTATCTGTCGGAAAGTAAACTGCGGCAGTTCGTACCTGCGCCACGGCGTGTCCCGCGTACGGGTGCTCTCCGAGTGACCACGCCGTTGGGAGGCATCGACCTGGACGCGCCGGTACCCAACCTGGAACAAGGGCAGCTGCGGCACCTTCGCGATGTTTCCGAGCACGTTGAGCTTGTGGCGGGCTGGTACGCACAGCCTGACTTGCGTCCCGGCCAGTGGGTGCAGTTCGAAGCACCACTTCGTTGCGTGACGCTCGATGGCGCTCACCAGGACCTCGTACTGTTCGTGGACCCTTCAGACCGAGAGAGAACAGGCTCCGTGACAGACGGGGACTGCCGTCTGCTCATGCATGGGTCGGTCCGTCATCTCAAGGGCTGGACCCCGATGTCAGTAGACGGTCCCGCGCTAGAAGTAGAGAACTCGGCCTCCAGCCTGGGAACTGCATTCATCACCAGGGCCGGGCAGGTCGTGGAGGCGCTCACCAGGCACCGCGACCCGCTGCTACTGGAACGGACTCCATCCCCGGAAGCGGCGCGCCTGCACCGCCGGGGCGTGCAGGAACTGCTAGATGCGTTGGACGACGAGGACGGCAGTATCGATACTTCCGCAATGATGACTGGATACGCGCGGGTCACGGGAATTCTCTCGAGTGCCGGCGCCACCTCTCGGTGCGTAGTGGCTAGCCCCCTCGTTGTGGAGTTTTCGGCAGCCGACCCTTTGAGGAATTCCATGTGA
- a CDS encoding LLM class flavin-dependent oxidoreductase produces the protein MSLRLSTVILPVDRWHEGGRAKWQRAEQLGFHAAYTYDHLSWRTFRDGPWFGALPTLTAAATATDRLRLGTLVTSPNFRHPVTLAKELISLDDISGGRITLGIGAGGNGFDATALGQEPWTPKERADRLGEFVPLLDRLLTEDSVTHEGNLYSADEARNIPGCVQQPRLPFAVAATGPRGLKLAARYGQAWVTTGDPKLYEMGTPDQSVEALRGQIEKLGTACAEIDRDVAELDKILLHGFTPDRNRPLDSVDAFVDFAGRHRELGFTEIVIHWPIPDSDFAAGQAVFELIATEGRKQLG, from the coding sequence ATGAGCCTGCGCCTGAGCACCGTGATCCTTCCCGTCGACCGTTGGCATGAGGGAGGCCGCGCCAAGTGGCAGCGCGCCGAGCAACTCGGCTTCCACGCCGCCTACACCTACGACCATCTCTCCTGGCGCACCTTCCGCGACGGTCCATGGTTCGGCGCTCTGCCCACGCTTACCGCTGCTGCCACGGCCACTGACCGGCTGCGCCTGGGCACCCTCGTTACGTCACCGAATTTCAGGCACCCTGTGACCCTTGCCAAAGAGCTGATCTCGCTTGACGACATCTCCGGCGGCCGGATCACGCTCGGCATCGGGGCAGGCGGCAACGGCTTCGACGCGACGGCACTAGGGCAGGAGCCGTGGACACCGAAGGAGCGGGCGGATCGGCTCGGCGAGTTCGTGCCGCTGCTCGACCGGCTGCTCACCGAGGACTCCGTCACGCACGAGGGGAACCTCTACTCGGCGGACGAGGCCCGGAACATCCCCGGCTGCGTACAGCAGCCCCGGCTGCCGTTCGCGGTGGCGGCGACAGGTCCGCGCGGGCTGAAGCTGGCCGCACGGTACGGGCAGGCATGGGTGACGACCGGTGACCCGAAGCTGTACGAGATGGGCACACCGGACCAGTCGGTGGAAGCCCTTCGCGGCCAGATTGAGAAACTCGGCACGGCATGTGCGGAGATCGACCGAGACGTGGCCGAACTCGACAAGATCCTGCTCCACGGCTTCACTCCCGACCGAAACCGGCCGCTGGATTCCGTAGACGCCTTTGTTGATTTCGCGGGCCGCCACCGTGAGCTCGGTTTCACCGAAATCGTGATCCACTGGCCGATTCCCGACTCGGACTTTGCCGCTGGCCAGGCGGTCTTCGAGTTGATTGCCACCGAAGGTCGCAAACAACTCGGCTAA